In a single window of the Acinetobacter sp. CS-2 genome:
- a CDS encoding HPP family protein — MFSIFEGKEKLAAFPKRHEVLRSLFGGTISIFLLLLLTKLTGNLYIMAPFGATCVILYAVSQSPLAQPRNVIFGHFISAFIGLFFLKFFPDSILTIALSVGCAIALMQVFKCVHPPAGANPLVILLTANSIHYEWSFLVFPVLLGSIALILVATVINNIKTNNKWPLYGLGLIRTK, encoded by the coding sequence ATGTTTTCGATTTTTGAAGGAAAGGAAAAATTAGCTGCATTTCCCAAAAGGCATGAAGTTCTTAGAAGTTTATTTGGAGGAACGATCAGCATCTTTCTTCTACTTTTGCTTACTAAATTAACAGGTAATCTCTACATCATGGCTCCTTTTGGCGCTACTTGTGTAATTCTGTATGCTGTTTCACAGTCACCATTGGCACAACCTAGAAATGTTATATTTGGTCATTTCATTTCAGCTTTTATCGGCCTATTTTTCCTTAAGTTTTTCCCTGATTCTATTTTGACTATAGCTTTATCTGTAGGCTGTGCAATTGCCTTAATGCAAGTTTTTAAATGTGTACATCCCCCAGCGGGAGCTAATCCATTAGTGATACTTTTAACAGCAAATTCTATCCACTATGAATGGAGTTTCTTGGTTTTTCCTGTGTTATTAGGATCTATAGCTTTAATTTTGGTTGCTACTGTTATAAATAATATTAAAACTAATAATAAGTGGCCTCTATATGGCTTAGGTTTAATCAGAACCAAGTAA
- a CDS encoding TetR/AcrR family transcriptional regulator yields the protein MSKSALKILDTAERLFNQNSFVGVGVDLIRDESGCSKTTMYTYYKNKNQLVQSVLRARDEKFKESLFKYIGTAEGICAINKIFDWHMEWFQQESFKGCLFVRAVAESGQNEKDIISVSKKHKQWIKDLVSQNCLLANHQDLSELIYTLIEGLMSRFLVDGFDPNIASTLKKNINNLFER from the coding sequence ATGTCAAAATCAGCATTAAAAATTTTAGATACAGCAGAAAGACTATTTAATCAAAATAGCTTTGTTGGCGTCGGGGTAGATCTAATTCGAGATGAATCTGGTTGTTCTAAAACCACTATGTACACTTACTACAAAAATAAAAATCAGTTGGTTCAGTCGGTTCTTAGAGCTCGTGATGAAAAATTTAAAGAGAGCTTATTCAAATACATTGGAACGGCAGAAGGTATTTGTGCAATTAATAAAATTTTTGATTGGCATATGGAATGGTTTCAACAAGAATCTTTCAAAGGGTGCTTATTCGTGAGAGCTGTAGCTGAGTCGGGTCAAAATGAAAAAGATATAATTTCCGTTTCTAAAAAGCATAAGCAGTGGATAAAAGATTTAGTATCGCAAAATTGCTTATTAGCGAATCATCAAGATTTATCCGAGCTAATTTATACTTTAATAGAAGGGTTAATGAGTAGATTTTTAGTAGATGGATTTGATCCTAATATTGCTAGTACTCTGAAGAAAAATATTAATAATTTATTTGAGCGATGA